The following coding sequences are from one Diospyros lotus cultivar Yz01 chromosome 7, ASM1463336v1, whole genome shotgun sequence window:
- the LOC127805574 gene encoding uncharacterized protein LOC127805574, with the protein MNVRIVLTHEKILYTIETPLPPEPSLEDAVAHEAWKTHKGDMITAQCIILAAMTPEHRCQHKGYTAYEIMARLKDLYEKRTRYERYDVAKKLFRCRMAEGSSVEKHVTEMIGYIDRLSELGVGMDAELTIDFVLQSLPDCYGQFIMNFNMMNMDKTLGELLSMLQEAEPEINKKAKGNVLLVRGPKGRKGKPKSKKAKQKKSSSTAPSGGVQKTKARKGKEDAVCFHCNKSGHWKWNCKEYLAEV; encoded by the coding sequence ATGAAtgtgaggatagtcctcactcATGAGAAGATCCTCTATACGATAGAGACACCTCTTCCTCCCGAACCATCACTTGAGGATGCCGTAGCACATGAGGCCTGGAAGAcacacaagggtgatatgatcactGCTCAGTGTATCATCCTAGCAGCCATGACCCCGGAACATAGGTGTCAGCATAAGGGTTATactgcctatgagatcatggctaggctcaaggatctcTATGAGAAGCGAACTAGGTATGAACGTTATGACGTTGCCAAAAAGCTCTTCAGGTGCCGTATGGCTGAGGGATCATCTGTTGAAAAGCATGTCACTGAGATGATAGGCTATATTGACAGATTGTCAGAGCTTGGTGTGGGTATGGATGCAGAACTTACCATTGATTTTGTGCTACAGTCCCTTCCTGATTGTTATGGACAGTTCATCATGAATTTCAATATGATGAATATGgataagactcttggagagttacTGTCCATGTTGCAGGAAGCCGAGCCCGAGATAAACAAGAAGGCTAAGGGAAATGTTCTCTTAGTTAGAGGTCCCAAGGGGCGCAAGGGCAAGCcaaagagtaagaaagccaaacagaagaagagttcttccacaGCGCCATCTGGAGGAGTCCAGAAGACTAAAGCCCGTAAGGGCAAGGAGGATGCGGTCTGTTTCCATTGTAACAAGTCGGGCCATTGGAAATGGAACTGTAAGGAATACCTTGCAGAGgtgtag